One stretch of Pelmatolapia mariae isolate MD_Pm_ZW linkage group LG3_W, Pm_UMD_F_2, whole genome shotgun sequence DNA includes these proteins:
- the LOC135932659 gene encoding butyrophilin-like protein 10, which yields MVNASGPSSGAEEFAAFNPRLGQSQTVTSSQTIITVVGEDVILPCYLDSASDAVSKSLEWGRPDLDPRFVHVWFEGQDHLVNQNPSYKGRTSLSTEKLKQGDLSLKLTRVKHSDNGRYRCFFPSESKESTVELLVGSLSLPTVEEVNINRSAVALQCKSAGWYPEPELLWMDSDGNSHSAGPTETLRGPDDIYTVSSRVTVEKRHRNTVNCIVQQRDINQSRETQMHVSEKKRQTEDEAEEKEKEQLLAENKKSEELQRKEEELKDLEELVNILIEQENELKKVKNELKQQRDKVDGEVEDIENKLQCLLPEVFTKHIICCGHLPDVLMDVCGLILDGGSDTH from the exons atggtcaacgctagcggtccaagtagcggagcagaggagtttgcggcattTAACCCTCGGTTGG GTCAGTCTCAAACAGTAACATCATCTCAAACAATAATCACAGTAGTTGGTGAGGATGTCATCTTACCATGCTACCTTGACTCTGCGTCAGATGCTGTTTCTAAGAGTCTGGAGTGGGGAAGACCTGACCTGGATCCCAGATTTGTCCATGTGTGGTTTGAGGGTCAAGACCATCTGGTTAATCAAAACCCATCTTACAAAGGAAGGACATCACTGTCCACTGAGAAACTAAAGCAGGGAGACCTTTCACTGAAACTCACTAGAGTCAAACACTCTGATAATGGCAGATATAGATGCTTTTTTCCCTCAGAGTCCAAAGAATCTACTGTTGAACTTCTTGTTG GTTCACTTTCCTTACCTACAGTAGAAGAAGTCAACATAAACAGGAGTGCAGTGGCTTTACAGTGTAAGTCTGCAGGCTGGTATCCAGAGCCTGAGCTGCTGTGGATGGACAGTGATGGAAACAGCCACTCTGCTGGACCTACAGAGACCCTCAGAGGTCCTGATGACATCTATACTGTCAGCAGCAGAGTGACTGTGGAGAAGAGACACAGAAATACTGTCAACTGTATAGTCCAACAAAGGGATATCAAccagagcagagagacacagatgCATGTTTCAG AGAAAAAGAGGCAAACTGAGGATGAAGCtgaggagaaagagaaagagcagctgttgGCAGAAAACAAGAAGTCGGAAGAACTACAGCGGAAAGAGGAAGAGCTGAAAGACCTGGAGGAGCTGGTTAATATACTGATTGAACAGGAAAACGAACTGaagaaagtgaaaaatgaaCTCAAACAACAAAGGGATAAGGTGGATGGTGAGGTGGAGGATATTGAAAACAAGCTTCA GTGTCTGCTacctgaggtattcactaagcaCATCATCTgttgtggccatcttcctgatgtactcatgGATGTTTGTGGTCTCATCCTGGACGGTGGTTCTGACACTCATTAA